A DNA window from Engystomops pustulosus chromosome 10, aEngPut4.maternal, whole genome shotgun sequence contains the following coding sequences:
- the PDZRN3 gene encoding E3 ubiquitin-protein ligase PDZRN3 isoform X5 has protein sequence MGCSLCSLRRAQEEYRLLYEVCQVNGKDLSRATHDQAVEAFKTAKEPIVVQVLRRTPRTKMYSPPSDVQMMDTGTQTDITFEHIMALTKMSSPSPSVTALNPYLLNEEHSSPHEYFDPNDFMGGLPQDIDRDELELEEIDLYRMSSQDKLGLTVCYRTDDEDDMGIYVSEIDPNSIAAKDGRIREGDRIIQINGIDVHNHEEAVALLTSEDTNVFLLVARPELQLDEGWMDDDRNDFLDDLHMDMLEEQHHQAMQFTASMLQQKKLEEDGGTTDTATILSNQIEKDSGVGRTDESTRNDESSEQDDHTTSSNTLGSQKKLMYSQDTLGSGDMQFSNESFISADCTDADFLGIPMDECERFRELLELKCQVQSSNQRSKYYQTSTMETNRSDQESVDRELEMLNEELHSIELECLNIVRAHKMQQLKEQYRESWMLHNSGFRNYNTSIDVRRHELSDITELPEKSDKDSSSAYNTGESCRSTPLTLEISPDNSLRRTADAANCPAPEGAAGNTVYNVTQKNLRSSGESRESSPARHLQPAKDSDLGKPTEVKDKKVNEVGKNLQEKQANSFTPQYRHSPYKHAHIPAHAQHYQSYMQLIQQKSAVEYAQSQMSLVSMCKDLQSSGEPRMEWKVKVRSDGTRYITKRPVRDKLLRERAIKIKEERSGMTTDDDAVSEMKMGRYWSKEERKQHLRKASEQRKRREFMMQSRLECLKEKQTTEDPKEVNILDLSHKKMMKKRNKKIFDNWMTIQELLTHGARSPDGTRVYNSLLSVTTV, from the exons GTAAATGGGAAGGACTTGTCCCGGGCCACACATGACCAAGCGGTGGAAGCCTTCAAAACAGCCAAAGAACCCATCGTGGTGCAAGTATTACGGAGGACCCCTCGCACCAAGATGTACAGCCCCCCCTCCGACGTCCAGATGATGGACACAGGGACACAGACTGACATCACCTTCGAGCACATCATGGCCCTCACCAAAATGAGCTCTCCCTCTCCATCAGTGACCGCCCTCAACCCCTATCTCCTCAATGAAGA gcATTCGTCACCTCACGAATATTTTGACCCAAACGACTTCATGGGAGGTTTACCGCAAGATATTGACAGAGATGAGCTGGAATTGGAG GAGATCGACCTGTACAGGATGAGCAGCCAGGACAAGCTGGGGCTGACCGTGTGCTACAGGACGGATGATGAGGATGACATGGGGATCTATGTCAGCGAG ATCGACCCCAATAGCATCGCCGCTAAAGATGGACGAATCAGAGAGGGGGACCGGATTATACAG ATAAACGGGATCGATGTTCACAACCACGAAGAAGCCGTGGCCCTCCTCACCAGCGAGGACACAAATGTTTTCCTATTAGTGGCGAGGCCAGAACTACAG CTGGATGAAGGATGGATGGACGATGACAGAAATGATTTCCTGGATGATTTGCACATGGACATGTTAGAGGAGCAACACCACCAAGCAATGCAATTTACAGCCAGCATGCTCCAGCAG aaAAAACTTGAAGAAGATGGAGGAACCACGGATACTGCCACCATTTTATCCAACCAGATTGAGAAAGACAGCGGCGTGGGACGCACGGACGAGAGCACCCGCAACGATGAGAGCTCGGAGCAGGACGATCACACCACGTCCTCCAATACTCTGGGCAGTCAGAAGAAGCTCATGTACAGTCAGGACACCCTGGGCAGCGGGGACATGCAGTTCAGCAACGAGTCCTTCATATCCGCAGATTGCACGGATGCTGACTTCTTGGGAATCCCCATGGATGAGTGCGAGAGATTCCGAGAACTTCTGGAACTCAAGTGCCAAGTGCAAAGCTCCAACCAACGTAGTAAATATTATCAAACCAGCACCATGGAGACCAACCGGAGCGACCAGGAAAGTGTAGACCGGGAACTGGAGATGTTGAACGAAGAGTTGCACAGCATCGAGCTCGAGTGTTTGAACATTGTACGGGCGCACAAGATGCAACAGCTAAAAGAGCAATACCGAGAGTCTTGGATGCTACACAATAGCGGGTTCCGAAATTACAACACTAGCATTGACGTCCGCCGCCATGAACTATCCGATATCACCGAACTGCCAGAAAAGTCAGACAAGGACAGCTCAAGTGCCTATAACACCGGGGAAAGCTGCCGCAGCACCCCGCTGACCTTGGAGATCTCCCCCGACAACTCATTACGTAGGACAGCCGATGCTGCCAACTGCCCCGCCCCCGAGGGGGCGGCAGGTAATACCGTTTACAATGTAACCCAGAAGAATTTGAGATCAAGTGGAGAAAGTCGAGAGTCCAGCCCGGCCCGGCATCTCCAACCGGCCAAGGACTCCGACCTCGGCAAACCCACAGAGGTCAAAGACAAAAAAGTCAACGAGgtgggcaagaacctccaagaaaAGCAAGCCAACTCATTTACACCACAATATCGCCACTCGCCGTATAAACACGCCCACATACCCGCCCACGCTCAGCACTATCAAAGCTACATGCAGCTCATCCAGCAAAAATCGGCGGTCGAGTACGCGCAGAGCCAAATGAGTTTAGTCAGCATGTGTAAGGACCTTCAGAGCTCAGGAGAACCAAGGATGGAGTGGAAGGTCAAGGTGCGGAGTGACGGCACACGGTACATCACCAAAAGACCCGTCCGGGACAAGTTGTTGAGGGAACGTGCCATAAAGATCAAGGAAGAGAGGAGCGGAATGACGACGGACGACGACGCGGTGAGCGAGATGAAGATGGGACGTTACTGGAGCAAGGAAGAGCGGAAGCAACACCTGCGCAAAGCCTCAgagcagaggaagaggagagagttcATGATGCAGAGCCGGTTGGAGTGCCTGAAGGAGAAGCAGACCACCGAGGACCCCAAGGAGGTCAACATCCTCGACCTCAGCCACAAGAAGATGATGAAGAAGCGCAACAAAAAGATATTTGACAACTGGATGACGATACAAGAACTGTTGACCCACGGGGCGCGATCCCCCGATGGCACGAGGGTCTACAACTCCCTGCTGTCCGTCACCACTGTATAA